One window from the genome of Pyrobaculum ferrireducens encodes:
- the gatD gene encoding Glu-tRNA(Gln) amidotransferase subunit GatD has translation MYKRVRVTLDNGDVFEGVLIPPTQFSDPDIVVLKLRNGYNVGFKKGRIKELVELGEVAPPPTAQPAPRGGGGEIWLLATGGTILSRVDYVTGGVYPTLSVDYLIEILGGLEVPIEVEEVTAKFSEDMTPGLWSLVAARIGEAFQRGARGVVVMHGTDTMHYTAAAMAFAFRRAPGPVVFVGAQRSSDRPSTDAVLNLKAAIAVAARAPFAESVVAMHKSSSDSAVAIHRGTRVRKMHTSRRDAFQSINAAPIAEYYPDKDVLQINTTDYKERGGLEYTTKFDEAVALVKFYPGMHPRLLEVLLEIGVRGVVIEGTGFGHVGEYLLPAVKKLIDAGVVVAMTSQTLFGRVNLYVYRRGRELLSMGVVPLEDMLPEAAYAKMSWALANFKREEVARILATPVAYEISPRSDPTVFGAL, from the coding sequence ATGTATAAGCGGGTTAGAGTTACTCTGGACAACGGCGACGTCTTTGAAGGCGTTTTGATTCCTCCGACGCAGTTCAGCGACCCAGACATCGTCGTATTGAAGCTGAGGAACGGCTACAACGTCGGCTTCAAGAAGGGGAGAATCAAGGAGCTGGTCGAGCTGGGCGAAGTGGCGCCGCCTCCCACAGCGCAGCCGGCGCCGAGGGGCGGCGGAGGGGAGATCTGGCTACTCGCGACGGGCGGCACGATTCTCTCTAGGGTTGACTACGTCACGGGAGGGGTCTACCCAACTCTCAGCGTGGACTACCTCATAGAGATCCTCGGCGGCTTGGAGGTTCCGATTGAGGTGGAGGAGGTGACGGCGAAGTTCAGCGAGGACATGACGCCGGGGCTCTGGTCTCTCGTCGCCGCAAGGATAGGGGAGGCTTTCCAGAGAGGGGCCCGGGGAGTCGTGGTTATGCACGGTACCGACACAATGCATTACACCGCGGCGGCCATGGCCTTCGCATTCAGGAGGGCTCCCGGCCCTGTGGTGTTTGTGGGGGCGCAGAGGTCGAGCGATAGGCCCTCTACAGACGCCGTGCTGAACCTCAAGGCGGCGATAGCAGTAGCGGCCAGGGCGCCGTTTGCCGAGTCTGTCGTGGCGATGCACAAGTCAAGTAGCGACTCGGCGGTGGCCATCCACAGGGGGACGAGGGTGAGGAAGATGCACACCTCGCGCAGGGACGCGTTTCAGTCGATAAACGCCGCCCCCATTGCGGAGTACTACCCGGATAAGGACGTGTTGCAGATAAACACGACCGACTACAAGGAGCGGGGCGGGCTGGAGTACACGACGAAATTCGACGAGGCGGTTGCTCTAGTTAAGTTCTACCCCGGGATGCACCCGCGCCTCCTAGAGGTGTTGCTTGAAATCGGGGTGAGGGGCGTGGTGATCGAGGGGACGGGCTTCGGCCACGTCGGCGAGTACCTACTGCCAGCTGTCAAGAAACTAATAGACGCAGGCGTCGTGGTGGCGATGACGAGCCAGACTCTATTCGGCAGGGTGAACCTCTATGTGTATAGGAGGGGAAGGGAGTTGCTCTCCATGGGTGTCGTGCCTCTAGAGGATATGTTGCCAGAGGCGGCCTATGCCAAGATGTCGTGGGCCTTGGCCAACTTCAAGAGGGAAGAAGTGGCGCGGATACTGGCGACGCCCGTAGCATACGAGATAAGTCCCAGATCTGATCCCACTGTGTTCGGGGCTTTATGA